CATGCGTTAGTAATTTGGtactgtattttttaatatacagtctctcgtaataacgtatatattttgtacctAGCAACTTATATAGTgcttttaaataatgtataaaaatttagattaaaaagccgtgtaataaataaaactatacttgtcaaattatttctgttcttcatttttgtttcccattgttattcttttatcttgTGGTCGATTGATTGCAGTAATATGCAATTGTTCTACTTCAAAATCTATTGGTTtgttataattcataataattttataatgtttgggatctataaaattgttttcatcCAAAAGCAAAGGTTTACCACCTACAACACAGGTTGTAAATGCCCCTGTAATTTGTGTTTTAGGTTCAATAACATCATTTGGACTAAATGTTAtctgtaatatataaatcatcattttatacaaaatagcTTAATCaagtaataaataagtttaaagaaatataaatacctctctttctttgcaaaaaaatgaatataatttggCGGTATACTTCTCTTCGTTAGGATAATGATACATTTCAATTACGTATCTTCTtgttaataaatgtattaaaagaGGACTACTTAtagtaattacatttaatagtGCAAATAATGTTCCTACACCTACTAAATTATCTTCTTCTAAAATCTTCATGTAAATGATTGGTTGAGAAATTAGTGATACGGCTGATGATAACAAggatatcattttaatattacggaCTTTGTTTGTTAATGTTCCATTGTATATCATTTCTCTTTCACTAGTGTTTCTTT
This DNA window, taken from Bombus pyrosoma isolate SC7728 linkage group LG6, ASM1482585v1, whole genome shotgun sequence, encodes the following:
- the LOC122568377 gene encoding transmembrane protein 70 homolog, mitochondrial, whose product is MVLLLRSCILNQRKLFMKEIIVFKRTSMYYTCGNVEKFRPCLQVRHVSDKHSERNTSEREMIYNGTLTNKVRNIKMISLLSSAVSLISQPIIYMKILEEDNLVGVGTLFALLNVITISSPLLIHLLTRRYVIEMYHYPNEEKYTAKLYSFFCKEREITFSPNDVIEPKTQITGAFTTCVVGGKPLLLDENNFIDPKHYKIIMNYNKPIDFEVEQLHITAINRPQDKRITMGNKNEEQK